In Oncorhynchus kisutch isolate 150728-3 linkage group LG11, Okis_V2, whole genome shotgun sequence, the genomic stretch actcattcaagggtttttcttaattttttactattttctacattgtagtataatagtgaaaacatcaaaactattaattgacacatatggagtcatgtagtaatgaaaaaactgttaaacaaatctatatatattttagatcttcgattcttcaaagtagccagtctttgccttgaagacagctttgcacactcttggcattctctcaaccagcttcaacagGAACGCtactccaacagtcttgaaggagttctcatatatgctgagcaattgttgggtgcttttccttcactctgccgttcgactcatcccaaaccaactcaattgggttgaggttgggtgattgtggaggccaggtcatctgatgcagcactccatcactctccttggtcaaatagcctttacacagcctggaggtctgttgggtcattgtcctgttgagtaacaaatgatagtcccactaagcacaaaacacataggatggcgtattgctacagaatgctgtggtagtcatgctttttaagtgtgccttgaattctaaataaatcacggacagtgtcaccagcaaagcacccgcaacaccatcacacatcctcctccaagcttcaaggtgggaaccacacatgcagagatcatctgtagATCTACTCTGCATCTCATAAACTCtgcggaaccaaaaatctcaaatttggactcatcagaccaaagcacagatttcctccagtctaatgtccattgtttgtgtttcttggcccaagcaagtctcttcttcttattggtgtcctttagtagtggtttctttgcagtaattcgaccatgaaggcctgactcatgcagtctctgaaaagttgatgttgagatgtgtctgttacttgaagtctatgaagcatttatttgggctgccatttctgaggctggtaactctaatgaacttatcctctgcagcagaggtaactcggggtattcctttcctgtggcggtcctctgTGAGCCCATTtcctcatagcgcttgatggtttttgtgactgcacttgaagaaacattaaaAGTTCTTGCAATTTTCtgtgttgactgaccttcatgtcttaaaataatgatggactgtcgtttctctttgcctgtttgagctgttcttgccataatatagacttggtcttttacaaaatagggctatcttctgtataccacccctatcttgtcacaataCGACCAATTGGCTCAAaatcattaagaaggaaagaaattacacaaattaacttttaacaaggcacacctgttaattgaaatgcattccaggtgactacctcatgaggctggttgagagaatgccaagagtgtgcgaagctgtcgaaggcaaagggtggctactttgaagattctcaaatataaaatatatttagatttttcttaacacttcttttggttactagatgattctatgtgtgttatttcatagttttgattccttcactattattcctcaatgagtaggtgtgtccaaacttttgactggtactttatgtaCTATATGTTCTTCACTTGAGTAGTAGTAGTGACCTATTGACTCAGATTGCCAACAGCCGTGATGTGTGATTAATTAACTGTCAACGTTGCCATTGCTTAGGGCAGGCCAGGACTGTGAAGGGTCCCCTTAAAATATCCATCCAATAATCCAAACACCATGAGGGGGCGTTAATAGTTCCGAATGTCATGGAGTTGAAGATGCCATAGATTCTGCTATGGGACTGATGGCCCATGGAAGTATTTCCATACCTGTTGGATCAGGCACTGTTACAACAAACTGTAAACCCCAGTCAGTTGTATTCATATGACTTCTTTCATTTCCTTTTCATTGTCCTCAGTCATTTATTTACTTCATTTTTTAGCCTTTCTCTTTCCTCTTTGGTCATTATCACTTCTTGTAAAATGCACCTTATGTATGTTCTTAAATCATATTCTTGTTCTCAAGTCATATTCCTGACAGTTGAAATTGATAGTCTTGTGAAATGCAGTTATTTTTTGGATTGGAAATTCTAGAGCTGTGTGGTGGTGAGAAATGGGCTATTTTTTTTGACGTAATGTTTCACATGCCCACATGAACATTTCCAAACGAAcaggagtgaaggagaggccggTTTCTCTGGTGCAGAAGGAAGCCAAGGAAGAATCTGCTGTGGAGGAACAAAGTAAGAACACACCTTATTGAGACAGATTGGTACCTGCACTGAATCCCACAAACTTAAATGTCCCTTCACATTTGCATACAGCCAGGTATTATATTCCGTATACCACATACCCAGACATGATCTTCCTACTCCAAAAACACAGATGCATAATGTGAGCTACAATGAGGATGTGATGTCAAAGATGCCTGTGGACATATCCTCACCAGTATtgtttcttttggggggggggggggggttaggagaCAGGTTAGACTGGGTGTAGAATGGATTAGGGTGGCTGTAAAGGTCACTCAAATGACACCCTCTTGGCATATGGGCTTATTTGTTTTCAGAAAAGGCATTTGTCCTGTCCTATAGCTAACCATCCATTGACCACATATTCTCAGTTGATCATAAAAGCATCTTAAAACGCCACCAAGGGTAGAATAGGTGCGCTCGGATTAGCTCATCCAACGTACTGGGTGGGCGGGTTTGCAGTAGGACCAATGAAATGACCCACAACCTGTACACACATTCTCTAGTCTGGTGGTGGTGTTTGGTCAGAGACCATCACGGTAGGAAGATATTTTAATGGAAAACGTATGCATGACTTCTGGCCAGCAGAATCCCATAGAGCTACAATGACCAACTACGATGGGGTTGTGCTACACTGCCTGGACATACAGTCCAATAGCAAAGTGACTTGTGATTTGTATCTTGAAGATCAGTAAAACTCCACCTTAAGACCGATGCGTTTCGACATACATGGCTTCATAAGGATATAGTCCTTGGCCTAAACTAATGTCCTTTAATTGTAAAATTCAACTTTTAGCCGAGCCCATTGTGAAGAAAGTCATCCAGACAACAGAGGGGACTGAGGAAGAAGGTCAGCTTCCACCGAACCCATCACAGGAGCAGCAGGCCCCTGAAGGTGAGAGTCCGGACGCAGTGGGAACTCCAGCCAAATCAGAAGATGCAACTGAGGAATCTTTTGAGGGGAAACTGGCGGTCGAGGCAGGATCGTTTGAGGCAGAGGCTGCTGTCCAGGTAGAGGAAAGTGAGTACCCCTCTTGAAACATTGTTCATCCTTCTCCCACCAAGAATACAAAGAGTGCCAGTATCACCTGGTAAATATTGCCACGGCTCATACCAACTGCTGTTCAATTTCCTCCAGGTATAGCTATGCACTATCCCACCAATGCGCCCATCTGTTGGCAAACAGTTTGAGGGGAGATGCGTACTGTGTCCCTTCATAAAAATCCATTCTGTTGCTGTGCTTCATTACAGAATTATCCATTAAGTTTCGTGTGACTGCTTATCCTGAGGGGAATGCAATCAAAAGCTACTATTGCATAAACCTGCTTGGCCCAGTGGCCCGTCTCATTTTCCAATTAGAAACGTTGGTTAAATAGGCCCTGGATGTTGATTTGGGGGCCATGAAAACCACATGAACAAAGAAATTGCAATTGGGTTGGTCAAAAAGAAAAGCAGGGACCACCCGAAAAGGCAGCAGGAGCGTTTCTAAAGCTGAATGGCAACTGCACCAACTCATGCGACaaccttaaaggggcaatctgtatttCAAAACAAAGGGTTTTATATTAACAAAGGGTAACACCACGatttttgtatgtatgtatgttacatTACAATGTGTGTTTAACTCATTCGCACATTCATACTTACATGAGTCAGTTTTGCATGACATTTGTTTAGAGGATGAAATCGATGCCATTAACATGAAAGGTGAGATATTCGGTATGCTTTAGTTTGATGAATCTGAAAAAGctttatttaatatttatttgcGCTGCTACTGTGTGTTGATAGCATTCATAGCATTCTTCTAGCTGCCATTTTCTTCCCTTTGGGTCATTCCACCTTAAAAAGCACAGGAAAGAGGATTTCGACACCCACCATTTCcgattgttctgaaatcgtttcAGTAGTTAAAAACAGATgagattagcattcctgcaacattgtTTTGtggaaatataatttgatctctgagaaattaagctaattgattgcacccaaattggacATTTTGAATTATAGGACTCATATAATATGCAATAAAAATAGTACCCGATATCTGATTTGGACCCCaaattctaaaaataaataagacAAGGATTCCAAAGAAATTGTCAAAAACCTCCGACACGCCacaccaatcccaccccaacaatgagtatcagttctctatgtctgacaagtagtatggagcaGCGGCTCAGAGTATTATTTCTTTATTCTATATAATGCATTCTCTGTGAATTTGGTGATGGGTTTTTTTTCTGTTCAGAGAAATGTCATTAGGTTTATGTCCcggttctgaccactagatggtgctgttccTTCTATTAGGTAAGTCACATTTTACCATGATGTACaccatgttaatgatatctgagtgagagtgccTGCGTTCTCGGTCGTATTCAGcgatgattactacaagtttagatgaCTGGCTAGACTAACTGACCAATCTAAacattgttagctgacatggctgattgagtgactgtcagtgactgacataacaagagaaaaagtactgatgcacaaccaaatttcgaaattgcaccctgtgtattctactattccaACTCTAaccagtaagttgagaccctgactgagttcatttaaaatatatatatatatatatatataaagtaccagtcaaaagtttggacacacctactcattccagggttttcattttatttgtactattttctacattgtagaataatagtagacatcaaaactatgaagtaacacatatggaatcatgtagtaaccaaaaaaagtgttaaacaaatcaaaatatatttcatattttagattcttcaaagttgccaccctttgccttgacagctttacacactcttggcattatctcatccagcgtcatgaggtagtcacctggaatgcatttcaattaacaggtatgtgttgtttaaagttaatttgtggaattcctttccttcttaatgcgtttgagccagtcagttgttgtgaaaagataggggtggtatacagaagatagccctatttggtaaaagaccaagtccttattatggcaaaaacagctcaaacaggcaaagagaaacgacagtccatcattattttaagacatgaaggtcagtcaacacagaacatttcaagaacttttaatgtttcttcaagtgcagtcacaaaaaccatcaagcgctatgaggaAATGGGCTCAcagaggaccgccacaggaaaggaagactccgagttacctctgctgcagaggataagttcattagagttaccagcctcagaaatggcagcccaaataaatgcttcatagacttcaagtaacagacacatctcaacatcaactgttcagagaagaccgcgtgaatcaggcctttatggttgaattgctgcaaagacaccactacgtaaggacaccaataataagaagagacttgcttgggccaagaaacacaagcaatggacattagactggtgtaaatctgtcatttggtctgatgagtccaaatttgaggttttggttccaaccgccatgtttttgtgagactcagagtagttaaacggatgatctccacatgtgtggttcccaccgccgtgatgcatggaggaggatgtgtgggggtgctttgctggtgatactgtcagtgagtttttttttaaattcaaggcacacttaaccagcatgtctaccacaacattctgcagcgacacaccatcccatctggcttgtgcttggtgggactatcatttgtttttcaacaggacaatgacccagtgCTCTGCGTATGTCTGAACTCCTTCaagtctgttggaaaagcattccagttgaaacTGGTTGAATGTCAAGAgtgttgcaaagctgtcataaaggcaaagggtggttacttcgaagaatctcaaatagaaaatatattttggtttgtttaacacttttttttggttactacatgattccatatgtgttatttcattgttctgatgtcttcactattattctataatgtaaaaaaataaagaaaaaaccttgaatgattaagtgtccaaacttttgactggtacggttttcttctggtgagagagaggaccaaaatgcagcatggttatttataaacatctttaataaagatgaaaatacaaacaatatacaaaaacaataaacgtgaaaaaccaaaacagcccaaTCTGGTgcaacagagacaggaacaatcacccacgaaatactcaaagaatatggctgcctaaatatggttcccaatcagagacaacgataaacacctgcctctgattgagaaccactctaggcaaccatagactttcctagacaactccactaaccacaatcccataacctacaacaaaaaaaactagacaaaacacaccacataaatacccatgtcacaccctggcctgaccaaaataataaagaaaacacaaaatactaaggccagggcgtgacaggtactgtatatataatacttTGCTTTTACTTTGACATGTCGCAACCACCCATTAACATAAGTGGTTTGTAACCCACACTTTAAGAAATACTTGCCTAATAGCAggaacagcaccatctagtggtctgAACCGGGTAATGTCAGGATGTGGGATGGGACATAAACCTAAACTTCAATGACTAATTTCTCcacagggggaaaaaaacatcaccaaattcaTCAGAATACAACACGTAGGAcacataggatgaagaaacaataccCTGAGCCACAGCTCCATACTTCTGGTCAGAcgtagagaactgatactgtatacatgttgttGGGGTAGGATTGGCATGGGGCGTTTGGTGGCTTTTCACCATTTCTTTGGAATCCTTATGTCTTACTCATTGTTTAAAAAATGTGGTGGTCCAAATTGGATGTTATGTACTAGATTTATTGAATATTACATGAATCGTataatttgggtgcaatcaattagcttaatttctcagagatgaaattatatttcaacaaaataatgttgcagggatgctaatcttatctgtttctaactacagaaacaatttcagaacaatcagagatggtgggtgtcatggcttgctgaaatgacatggaatgatcctttattatgtctttcaGGAAATGCAGAGGACCAACCAGAGGATATGCTCAAATACAAAGGTATGTGTTCTTTTGATATGGATTCCTATGGTGAACATGAGCTTTCTAGATGAGCAAGAGGTGACCAACCCTGCTTAGAGAACTAGCCTGCCGTAGGGTTTTGTTCCAGCCCTACTctgacacacctacttattctaCTAATCGGCTGAATCAGGTGTTTACGTGTAGAAATGGAGTAAAAGCCTTCACACTCAGAATCTCTCCAGGATGGTTTGCCACCCCAGCACGGTAGTATTGTACTTATTCTCCTCAGTTGGCATTCGTGTTGCCCCACCTAGCCCTGCCACTGAAACTGTGTCTAGCTTTTCATTCTGAATATAGTCATTTAAATGTCTACCCACTGAGTCACAATGAGTGACTCATCTGGAAGTCCGTTTAGAGTTGAAAATAAGAGGGATTACAGTTTGGTCTGCAATTTCATTGAGAGACAACATTGTAATTTTCTGAGGttgcacccacccacacacacacacatgttgagTGATACAACCAATAGCTCACTTTTATGACGTTCTGTTCTTCATTTCAGCCAAGAAGAAGAAGCCTAAACTCCTGAATACATTTGAGAAAACGATCAAGGCGGAAATTGACGCGGCTGAGAAGTTACGTAAAAAGGTAGTCTTATGTTGTCCTATTTATAACACTGTGTGATGTTTTTAATTAACATGCTCTTATCTTGAAAGTAAATGGATGCTGATCTGTTGTTTCCCATGTCTTGTTTCGCCACCCAGGGGAAAGTGGAGGAGGCTGTCCGGGCTTTTGACACTCTAGTTCAGCAGTACCCCCAGAGTCCAAGGTGTCGCTATGGGAAAGCCCTGGTGAGAACCACAGTCTAAATACTGTAGCATGCCATTCTCCTGGTTTATTTTGAACTGATTAAACAAATATTAACCCTTTATCAAGTTAAACACTAAATGTGTTTATCAAATCTTAAATCATGTTTACTATGATCCTAAAAAATGGGTGAAATGTTCTGGGGCCCATTATGTATGTCCAGGCCGAAGATGACCTGGCAGAGAAGATGCGCAGCAACGACATGCTGCAGAAGGCCCTCAGCACGTACAAGGAGGCGTCAGAGCTGCCCAACGCCACGCCTGACCTCATCAAGGCCACACTGAAGAAACGGGCCGAGCGTCAGCAGTTCTTAGGTAACCTACAGGGCCAAGGGTGCTGgagtgcctacacacacacacacaaattacacCGTACATTTTTCTTGTGTACTTAGTTTGAAGACCATTGCGCGACTCCAATTGTCATTTGGTAAATTGGTTGTTGTAGTGGTTGCCTTTTCGATTTAATTTAGTATTTAATATAATTCATTCAGTATTTTGAAATACTTTCTCTAATTGAGATTACTGGGGATTGTGGTTGTGTGCATAGAGTGTGTTgtgactccctccctctctctctctggtgtaggtCGTATGAGGGGTGCCTTAGCCACGTTGGAGAAGCTGGTACAGATCTTCCCTGAGGACATGGCCCTGAAGAACGATCTGGGCGTGGCTCACCTGCTCATCGGAGACAACAAGAGCGCCAAGAGGGTCTACGAGGAGGTGAGCCGTGGTCCACGTCATCACCACTCTTGACTGCTTTGGGGTTTCcaagcattttttttttcttttctgggAAATAATGTGTTGAAAATGAAGTGATTTTGCTTTGCAACACATCTTCACCTGGTCTGCTTCAGTAAACACATTACTAACAGAATTGTAATTTGCAAGATTACATGTAAATGGAATGTATCTAGCATGACATTTTCAGCAGGGAAATGTCAATGAGTGTCACGATTGAATGTTTGATTAACAATTGACGATTTCTAAATGATGTGTCCCCTGGTAGGTGTTGGCCATTGCACCAAGTAACGGCTTTGCTAAAGTCCATTACGGCTTCATCCTCAAATCAGAAAATAAGATAGCAGAGAGCATCCCATTCCTCAGGGTAAGTACTGTAACCAATCATGCTCCCACAGATTCAAACCACTCTTTTGATCCTTAATCCACTCTCTCTGCACTTATTAAACCCGCCTCTCTGCACTGAAACCCTCCTCTCTGCAATGAAACCCCTCTCTCTGCAATGAAACCCCTCTCTGCACTGCAGGATGGTTTGGAATCAGGGGACCCTGGCACAGACGACGGCAGATTTTACTTCCACCTCGGAGACGCTTTGCAAAGAATGGGAGATGACAGTGTGAGTTAAGATCAAACTCAGACACCAAGCTTACACCAATACTGACTCCACACCAGCAGTATTCACTAGATACATGTAGTAACTTCACAGAGTATGATATCAGTATGACTTATCGTGATAGTATTTTTCCTCTGACAATAAGATAAAACAGAGTATTTAAATGTACCTTTTATAATATGAGTTAAAATGCGTTGGTTTTGGAATACTACAAGCACAATGGTCTTCTCCTCTTCCAGGCCTACAAGTGGTATGAGAGAGGGCACCAGAGAGGTCACTTTGCCTCCGTATGGCAGCGATCTCTCTACAATGTGGACGGTCTCAAAGCCCAGCCATGGTGGACGCCCAAGGACACTGGCTATATGGATCTAATCAAGGTAATGTAGATGATGACAACTTGTCTCATCTGTTTGTCTTTTCTCCCTGATAGTCACAGAGTTCTAGAGGGAGCACGTCCTCTCTTTTCCTTTGATCTGTTCTGTGACAGCGTGGGCAGAAACATGGAGGGCTGTCTCCCATCTTAAAATAGTCAATTCTTCTTCATTTGAGTTTTGACCTGGTGTAAAGCTGTGCTTGGACTGACCATAGAgatataataatatgaataatgtGGGTCTATGTCATAGACCCTGGAGAGGAACTGGAGGACCATTAGGGACGAGGCCCTGTCAGTGATGGATAAAACCACCGGCCTCTTTGTTCCAGAAGAGGAGAACCTCAGAGAAAAAGGGGAGTGGGGCCAGTTCACACTCTGGCAGCAAGGTAAACCAATCAAACACTTCACAACTAGCAACTGGCAAGTCCCTATGTCAGAAATACACTAAATGTAATTGAATGGAAATAATCCTAAGTATAGGTTTAGTGATGTCTGAACCTGGCCTCTAATTCATTGTTTCTCTTCTTCTGTTCCTTGCAGGCAAGAAGGCAGGGGAGGCCTGCCACAGTGTTCCAAAGACCTGTGGCCTGTTGGAGCGCTACCCAGAGGCAACAGGCTGCAAGAGAGGACAGGTAGGTCACCCCACCACAGACGTGACTGACATGCCAACTatcagacagatggacagacaggctGGTCCTGCAGGCTCCTACTGGAGATAGATGGAGTTACAAAGGCTATGTTACGCTCACTGATATTTCTCTCAATTTCTGTTGTAAAAAtaggaaatgttttttttgggggggggttttaTATATTAATTGTcgaaatgcatttaaaaaaaaacataattcataTTTCATTTCAGCTCTGTTCACTTTCTCTGGGTGTAtgactgcctctctgtctctctctctatttctatatTTCTCCCTGGGTTCCAGATCAAGTTCTCGGTGATGCAGCCTGGTACTCACGTCTGGCCCCACACGGGGCCCACTAATTGTCGCCTGCGCATGCACCTGGGCCTGGTCATCCCCAAGACAGGCTGCAAGATCAGGTGCACCAACGACACCAGGTAACATCTTCCACAGCCATCAACGTCATCCCCTTGTTACATCTAACAACATCACCCACTTGTTAGTTCTCGGTACAGTGTAAGACTGACCATTTGAGTGCTCTGTACTTGATTGTCACTCAAGACCAAGTGTAGCTGAAGAATGTTTGAACTGTTATGTCGATTTTGTGGactgtcagtccttgcatccatagctctgtctgcgaatttgagtggttacatttccccAGCCCCAACCCTCTCAGCTTTATACCAAACTAACTCCAGGAGCTGccattaaataaaaaatcattaaagCTAGATTTCTTAGTTGTTACATCCACTTTTCTACTCATTAATTAAGGATATAAACCCATAGATTTTTGAAGATtagaacttataaatgcctcgtgagtttagttcaactgtcgtaccacATCAGAACCTAAAATATGCACTTGTTTACCTCCAATGTTTGAAAACAATGTAAGTGTAGACAAACACTatatagcttcaaaacatggttaaacaatCATTGTGATATCATAGATGGTCAGTCCCTGTCTATAAacttgagagtggttacatttctccaggcccatccctcagctttttaccaacaCAGAGCCGTGGTGGCActttattgtttcaattaaggactcTAGCTTTAACACAAAGGCTATGGTCTCTGCTGTTCTCTTCCAGGGCTTGGGAGGAGGGGAAAGTGCTCATCTTTGATGACTCCTTTGAGCACGAGGTGTGGCAGGACGCCGACAGCTACCGGCTCATCTTCATCGTGGATGTGTGGCACCCCGAGCTCACCCAGTACCAACGGCAGACTCTCTCCCCCATTTAAAGAATGTACGGTAaaatgactgacagacagactgtcaCCTACTGGAGTGCTGGGGTTAACACTCATAAGAACGGAAGGGTCCATAGtatctggtctctgtctgtccaCACATTCCTTCACATTCGGCCATTTTAGGTCAAAGGTGACAAATGTGACACTTGCCCTTGCTCAGTCAAGGACTTCATTTTGGAACCGTCTAGAAGAGTTACTGAAGGCCCTGTCAGATTGGAAAAAGCCTTAGTGACACTTTGGAACACTGACTGCTAACTGTGGTACTCGCCAACTTGGTTTTTAGACCAAAATGTGGACTTACGGTAAGGTGTGGGTTTAATATCACATAGGCTGTGTTGTAAATGTATCACAAGTGCATTCTTGTTTTTCATTAGTCAACCAAAGTGCCATGTGTCTGAAACATACCTAACATACAAACGGTAACTGAACAAAACTTTAGTATTGCAGCTAGTGAGTTTACTGTTGTATAGTTACTGATATCATTTCTTAAAGAGATCATTTTCCTGGTTTTTATCCCAATCTTAATCGTTTTCTTTCCTCAAGAAAAGTTATTTTATAATTTTCATGTTCAAGTCTTCAAAAACGTGAGGTAAGAACACAAATAAGATTAGAATAACACGGAAAACTATCCCGTTAAGATGTTGCTAAGCTAGCTAAACCTCTGCTAGCTGTTGTTTCTCTAACACTTGATTGGTTATTACACAGCTCTTATTGCATGTAATGGTCATGCATTAACTTCATGTTACTTCCATAGCTTTATACAGTAATCTGCATCTTACTTTATTTTGGGGTTCTATTTTTACAGATACAGAAATACAAATACAGAAACACTGCTTATTAGGTCATTCCATTTCACTCGTATGATTTTCGCATGTCACTTTAGATTAATGGATGGGACATCACAATGCCAAGAATGTTTTTATTGCAGAATTAATAttgtaaaaaaacatatttttgtacGCTGACATATTTTCAACTGTGCCTTGACCTGGGAGCACACACAGCTCATTATACTCAACAGGCTTGTCTTTGTCATTTAAAGTCCTGCCAAACTCATGTATTTACATTCTTAAATGTATCAAATATGAACATTTTGACTGAAGGCATATATTTTGTACATGCATAACATTTGAATGTTTTATAAAATGCTAATTTACCTGTGTAAAAGTTAGGCAGGAGCATGTTGAATGTACACCAGTCTTGTCACACTGCATTCCAAACCTGGGTCAAAAACATATTTCAAATACTTCCCAATACTTCAAATGCGCTTAATTTAGTTTGCCTTGTACAATGGAATAGTCCCTAAGAGGAGAAGTCTGAGCTAAataaagtgcactacataggcTATACTTGAGTATTAGAAAGCATTTCACCCAGGTCTGCTGCATTCCAGGTATAGCAAAGCTGACTAGAAGGGGTCTTTGCTTGACCAATGTTGATTTTCAAAAGGAAAAAGAAATGCCGAAGCATATTCTTCTAGATGTTGTTATTTAATCACTCTCTATGTGCGTTGGTAATCCGCTTCATCGCAGCAATGAAATCATGTCCAAATCAGTCCAGTGGGATTCTGCTGAGTTCATGTGCTATCAGAATAATCAAAAACTCAGGACTAAGAAATTCCTGGCAAGCCCGACTCATCATAACTACCTGTTTCAGATGTCCAAAACCGCTCATACTGATCTTACGGGTAGGAAATACGAGTGGGAAACTGGGGTAACATCAATGTACCCCACATTTCCTACTTCAGAGGAGTATGTAAACATATCATAATGCCATGGGTCGGAGTCATTTGTTAGGACTATTGGATGTCATCCTGTCTGCCCAAAAAAGGATGAACTTTTCACCCAAGCGTGGCTGTCTGTCATGGACATGGGTGTCTTGGGGTTCTGTTTGGGCTGTGATAACACATTCAAGTTATCCTCCTGGCTTCAAAATAGTTTCTTAGTTAC encodes the following:
- the unm_hu7910 gene encoding aspartyl/asparaginyl beta-hydroxylase isoform X17 → MAPRKNSRNQSKKEVKPAAMVNKNGVKAEAATASGGVASGGVASGGGGAASGFSGTKIFTWFMVLALLGVWSSVAVVWLDLVDYDNVIGKLSAYDADGDGDFDVEDAKVLLGVKERPVSLVQKEAKEESAVEEQTEPIVKKVIQTTEGTEEEGQLPPNPSQEQQAPEGESPDAVGTPAKSEDATEESFEGKLAVEAGSFEAEAAVQVEERNAEDQPEDMLKYKAKKKKPKLLNTFEKTIKAEIDAAEKLRKKGKVEEAVRAFDTLVQQYPQSPRCRYGKALAEDDLAEKMRSNDMLQKALSTYKEASELPNATPDLIKATLKKRAERQQFLGRMRGALATLEKLVQIFPEDMALKNDLGVAHLLIGDNKSAKRVYEEVLAIAPSNGFAKVHYGFILKSENKIAESIPFLRDGLESGDPGTDDGRFYFHLGDALQRMGDDSAYKWYERGHQRGHFASVWQRSLYNVDGLKAQPWWTPKDTGYMDLIKTLERNWRTIRDEALSVMDKTTGLFVPEEENLREKGEWGQFTLWQQGKKAGEACHSVPKTCGLLERYPEATGCKRGQIKFSVMQPGTHVWPHTGPTNCRLRMHLGLVIPKTGCKIRCTNDTRAWEEGKVLIFDDSFEHEVWQDADSYRLIFIVDVWHPELTQYQRQTLSPI
- the unm_hu7910 gene encoding aspartyl/asparaginyl beta-hydroxylase isoform X13, coding for MEETVLEEPICEEAILAEEIPEVKPAAMVNKNGVKAEAATASGGVASGGVASGGGGAASGFSGTKIFTWFMVLALLGVWSSVAVVWLDLVDYDNVIGKLSAYDADGDGDFDVEDAKVLLGLTKEGGEITNENADSLEEIFGILAEEGSDWFHGFFTFLYDVISPPVEKVEDPESETAEEEGDADEKEVKTAAPKKEMLKKEDKKKAENIVEVPVPKTEKTKGSLLFNGDQSPGEVASKKNRTKGVKERPVSLVQKEAKEESAVEEQTEPIVKKVIQTTEGTEEEGQLPPNPSQEQQAPEGESPDAVGTPAKSEDATEESFEGKLAVEAGSFEAEAAVQVEERNAEDQPEDMLKYKAKKKKPKLLNTFEKTIKAEIDAAEKLRKKGKVEEAVRAFDTLVQQYPQSPRCRYGKALAEDDLAEKMRSNDMLQKALSTYKEASELPNATPDLIKATLKKRAERQQFLGRMRGALATLEKLVQIFPEDMALKNDLGVAHLLIGDNKSAKRVYEEVLAIAPSNGFAKVHYGFILKSENKIAESIPFLRDGLESGDPGTDDGRFYFHLGDALQRMGDDSAYKWYERGHQRGHFASVWQRSLYNVDGLKAQPWWTPKDTGYMDLIKTLERNWRTIRDEALSVMDKTTGLFVPEEENLREKGEWGQFTLWQQGKKAGEACHSVPKTCGLLERYPEATGCKRGQIKFSVMQPGTHVWPHTGPTNCRLRMHLGLVIPKTGCKIRCTNDTRAWEEGKVLIFDDSFEHEVWQDADSYRLIFIVDVWHPELTQYQRQTLSPI